The Xiphophorus couchianus chromosome 5, X_couchianus-1.0, whole genome shotgun sequence genome includes a region encoding these proteins:
- the LOC114144545 gene encoding LIM and calponin homology domains-containing protein 1-like isoform X3 gives MAGPEPSHPEPACLEAQKWIEAVTGKSFGDKDFRSALENGILLCELLSAIKPGLVKKINRLPTPIAGLDNLSVFLRGCEELGLKGSQLFDPGDLQDTSIRANLKDSDCNRKLKNVLNTVFWLGKAASGCPSYSGPNLNLKEFEGLLAQMKLESDDGGDSSQKRSVRDSGYDCWDSERSESLSPPQHTRDNSLDSLDSFGSRSQHSPSPDVVNRGNSDGRCSDSEADAPSRKPDVRKDDMLARRTASNDSRCPVPFNQFLPNRANASCYIPTPRRKQHPEEGEQRSTAITEEKEARSPSPNIILRSENEFLSSHSPACDSSSDGEQDVETRRVPDVHRDDLASRRVHRSPGNSRVHQFVPPPACTTKDRERWEGIRRASQQTLQQTEISVKEAVCDIITRKDNPSLKEEEDEGEEGKDKAMPNKQRDDLARRRGQSRPLPQRDGPMSFVSSSMSPSDVQKWERLRMTEPSEDRPAPVCQACLQRTYGISGSAKAGRVHGRVVTFGGLTEIEQPTEAAMSRGEELESLRRLQSKATVAMTTVDLGFQLSEGDRSVVMDGCASSPPPAEHRPWTAEPTPTAAEIDARFALYEQRAQAEDEEEEEERIPDLQKDDMMARRTGAFLKQTAGSADFRRFLPPPGSGWSSRGEIAADAAPPSNKEVLICTRAASQKPRIPEETTHCSLKPAVIRAPTQTEGEPDESDRDKNILDLDRDDMVAQRSGTFQKAVAFRGNQGFNQFLPVPGSVRRNISSETAGKQSGNRSKLRADMDGGSGCVAMAAELEAPPFKAPSSPTCPGLAGRQVPDAAVINAIGPSSSSSSSLICPPSPLSAHTWRVEEQVEAGREEEKSEDGKMRREKKPCWLEDELPPMMVSRRVAFLLDNESASMGDMANEDEAGHFPSLSPSRFERMHQQCNAFVEEEDQWQDDLARWKNRRRSTSQELIKKEEERKRMEKRMKGNGVDGNKRKSIKTYKEIVEEKERREAELCEAYRQAATPEEAALVLQRYALRFTISDATLDSLKLPRSTNKPNQFLNQTEQEHSQTSGADDSERLERPSQQDTDGLTEQERCGQTEDSHEKHQPGVNLSSSSAPDALQLKDTNSHSEKFQSEQLPEPPSHLTDPHDEHKNQPDPEAPQSPTEPAAAPQPKHKLPSLAPSRPLPLLAAKPYCPPRCSPPEHKHVEVQQLDGSVQLNGDTAEDFASLLDPLQENPAVSSPHTQEVDPPEDSAEQQQPPLPERPTPTSGSAINSLIAGRNCIITTTIVTELTKTHVEPLHPDVQDDAQDGATETPAEKENPQPVQSPSSLPEYSPSVSEGLEESSVTIETPMLNLAKRVNHWVWDPNEERKRLESWQQEQERLLQEQYQKEQEKLKKEWEKAQLEVEEEERKHNEEERRILEETVAPLSPSASVQRQLERMATAPFSAEENNKAAVRGNVSLQQNGQKIHTGSEDQHASKLHFFQDPGCDEQLPQKQEMWKTSSLDRSPQTNQMQNVKRSESHDAVAGNQDVSPSAPQPPSPSRCVSGKRLCSGCSKPLERGAAMIIDTLGLFFHMQCFKCGVCKGQLGDATAGTDVRIRNGLLSCYECYIASRGRGQPTPL, from the exons GCTGTAACAGGGAAGAGCTTTGGAGACAAAGACTTCCGCAGCGCGCTAGAGAACGGCATCCTGTTATGCGA GCTGCTGAGTGCAATCAAACCCGGGCTGGTGAAGAAGATCAACAGACTGCCCACCCCCATCGCCGGGCTG GACAACTTGTCCGTCTTCCTCCGGGGCTGTGAGGAGTTGGGCTTGAAGGGCTCCCAGCTGTTTGACCCGGGGGACTTACAGGATACTTCCATACGCGCCAATCTCAA GGACTCTGACTGCAACCGCAAACTAAAAAAT GTGCTGAACACGGTTTTCTGGCTTGGAAAAGCTGCCAGTGGGTGTCCTTCCTACAGCGGTCCTAATCTGAACCTGAAAGAGTTTGAAGGGCTACTGGCTCAAATGAAGTTG gAAAGCGACGATGGCGGCGACAGCTCTCAGAAGCGCAGCGTTCGAGACAGCGGCTACGACTGCTGGGACTCGGAGAGGAGCGAGTCTCTCTCTCCGCCTCAACACACTCGGGACAACTCTCTTGACAG TCTGGATTCCTTCGGTTCCCGCTCGCAGCACAGCCCCTCTCCTGATGTTGTGAATCGAGGCAACAGCGATG GACGATGCAGCGACTCGGAGGCTGATGCTCCCAGCAGGAAACCCGACGTACGGAAAGATGACATGTTGGCCAGAAGAACAGCCAGCAACGACTCCAGATGCCCGGTTCCCTTCAACCAGTTTCTTCCAAACCGAGCCAACGCCAGCTGCTACATCCCGACCCCACGACGCAAACAACACCCAGAGGAAGGAGAGCAGCGGAG CACTGCAATAACGGAGGAAAAAGAAGCGAGGTCACCGTCTCCAAACATCATTCTTCGCtctgaaaatgaatttttgAGCTCCCACAGTCCGGCTTGTGATTCCTCCTCCGACGGGGAGCAGGACGTGGAGACGAGGAGGGTTCCCGATGTCCACAGAGACGACTTGGCGTCCCGACGAGTCCACCGGAGCCCAGGTAACTCCAGGGTCCATCAGTTCGTCCCTCCTCCAGCCTGCACCACCAAAGACAGAGAGCGCTGGGAGGGCATCAGGCGAGCCTCACAGCAGACCCTGCAGCAGACGGAGATCAG CGTGAAGGAAGCGGTCTGTGACATCATAACCCGTAAAGACAACCCCTCCctgaaggaagaggaggatgagggaGAAGAGGGAAAAGATAAGGCGATGCCAAATAAGCAGAGAGATGACCTGGCTCGTAGGCGGGGCCAAAGCAGGCCCCTCCCTCAGAGGGACGGACCAATGAGCTTTGTTTCCTCCTCCATGAGTCCGTCTGATGTACAGAAGTGGGAGAGGCTCAGGATGACTGAACCAAG TGAGGATAGGCCAGCCCCCGTGTGTCAGGCTTGTCTGCAGAGAACTTACGGAATCAGCGGATCAGCAAAGGCTGGACGAGTTCATGGCAGGGTTGTGACCTTTGGAGGTCTGACTGAGATCGAGCAGCCGACAGAGGCAGCCATGTCGAGAGGGGAGGAGCTGGAGTCGCTTAGACGACTCCAGTCCAAAGCAACGGTAGCCATGACTACCGTTGACCTGGGCTTCCAGCTTTCAGAGGGGGATCGCAG TGTTGTCATGGATGGCTGTGCATCCTCCCCTCCCCCTGCGGAACACCGACCCTGGACCGCCGAACCCACCCCTACGGCCGCCGAGATAGACGCTCGTTTTGCTCTGTACGAGCAGAGAGCACAGGCAGAagacgaagaggaggaagaggagcggaTCCCTGACCTTCAGAAGGACGACATGATGGCCAGGAGGACAGGTGCTTTCCTAAAACAAACAGCTGGCTCAGCAGATTTCAGGCGTTTCCTGCCTCCGCCCGGGTCTGGGTGGAGCAGCCGAGGGGAAATTGCTGCTGATGCTGCGCCTCCTAGCAACAAGGAAGTGCTCATCTGCACCAG AGCGGCCAGCCAGAAGCCCAGAATCCCAGAAGAAACAACTCACTGCTCACTGAAGCCTGCAGTGATCAGAGCACCGACCCAAACTGAAGGCGAACCCGATGAGTCCGATAGAGACAAGAACATCCTCGATCTGGACAGAGACGACATGGTGGCTCAGAGGAGCGGGACATTCCAGAAAGCGGTGGCCTTCAGAGGAAATCAGGGCTTCAATCAGTTCCTGCCGGTACCTGGGTCGGTCAGACGCAACATCAGTTCAGAGACTGCAGGGAAGCAGTCAGGCAACAGATCCAAACTCAGAGCAGACATGGATGGAGGAAG CGGctgtgttgccatggcagcGGAACTTGAAGCTCCGCCTTTCAAAGCCCCGTCCAGCCCGACGTGTCCTGGGCTGGCGGGCAGGCAGGTCCCTGATGCAGCTGTTATCAATGCGATCGgaccatcctcttcctcctcctcctcactcaTATGTCCTCCCAGTCCTCTCTCGGCTCACACCTGGAGGGTGGAGGAGCAGGTGGAGGCgggaagagaggaggagaaaagcgAGGATGGGAAGATGAGGCGGGAAAAGAAACCATGCTGGCTGGAGGATGAGCTTCCTCCAATGAT GGTGAGCCGACGAGTTGCTTTTCTCTTAGACAACGA GAGTGCGAGTATGGGAGACATGGCCAACGAGGATGAGGCGGGACACTTCCCTTCGCTGAGCCCATCACGATTCGAACGCATGCACCAGCAGTGCAACGCTTTCGTGGAAGAGGAGGACCAGTGGCAGGAT GACCTGGCCCGTTGGAAGAACCGCCGCCGCAGCACGTCACAGGAGCTGAttaaaaaggaggaggagaggaagaggatggagAAAAGGATGAAGGGGAACGGAGTGGATGGCAATAAGAGGAAGAGCATTAAGACTTACAAGGAGATCGTGGAGGAGAA AGAACGCAGGGAAGCTGAGCTGTGTGAAGCGTACAGACAAGCAGCGACTCCAGAGGAGGCAGCTTTGGTTTTACAGCGCTACGCCCTCCGCTTCACCATCAGCGATGCAACACTGGACAGCCTGAAGCTGCCCAGAAGCACTAACAAACCTAACCAGTTCCTGAACCAGACAGAGCAGGAACACAGCCAGACATCAGGCGCCGATGACTCAGAGAGGCTGGAGCGTCCAAGCCAGCAGGACACAGACGGTCTCACCGAACAGGAACGCTGTGGACAGACAGAGGACAGTCATGAAAAACATCAGCCTGGTGTGAACCTCAGCAGCTCTTCTGCACCAGATGCCCTCCAACTCAAAGACACAAACTCACACAGTGAGAAGTTCCAGTCGGAACAGCTTCCTGAGCCCCCCTCCCACCTGACAGACCCTCATGATGAGCATAAGAATCAGCCAGACCCAGAAGCCCCTCAGTCCCCCACTGAACCTGCTGCTGCACCTCAACCCAAACACAAACTCCCCTCCCTTGCGCCCTCCAGACCGCTCCCACTGCTGGCGGCCAAGCCCTACTGCCCGCCCAGGTGTTCTCCTCCTGAACACAAACATGTGGAGGTCCAACAG ctgGACGGGTCGGTGCAGCTAAACGGAGACACAGCTGAGGACTTTGCTTCCCTTCTGGACCCGCTACAGGAAAACCCAGCCGTTTCCTCCCCGCACACACAGGAAGTGGATCCCCCAGAGGACAgcgcagagcagcagcagcctccaCTGCCCGAAAGGCCAACCCCGACTTCAGGCTCCGCCATCAACTCCCTGATCGCAGGCCGAAACTgcatcatcaccaccaccatCGTGACAGAACTTACAAAGACCCACGTGGAGCCGCTCCACCCGGACGTCCAGGACGACGCTCAG GATGGAGCCACTGAGACTCCAGCAGAGAAAGAGAATCCTCAGCCTGTCCAATCACCCAGCAGTTTACCAGAATATTCTCCCAGTGTCTCCG AGGGGCTGGAGGAAAGCAGCGTGACT ATTGAGACCCCCATGTTGAACTTGGCTAAACGTGTTAATCACTGGGTCTGGGACCCCAATGAGGAGCGTAAGCGCTTGGAAAGCTGGCAGCAGGAGCAGGAGCGCCTCCTACAG GAACAATACCAGAAAGAAcaagagaagctgaagaaagagtgggagaaagcccagctggaggtggaggaggaggagaggaagcaCAATGAAGAG GAAAGACGAATTTTAGAAGAGACCGTGGCCCCTCTCAGTCCCTCAGCCTCAGTGCAGAGGCAGCTGGAGCGCATGGCCACAGCGCCTTTTTCTGCCGAGGAAAACAACAAGGCCGCAGTCAGAGGAAACGTGTCTCTGCAGCAGAACGGACAGAAAATCCACACAGGAAGTGAGGATCAGCACGCATCGaagcttcattttttccagg ATCCTGGATGTGATGAACAGCTCccacagaaacaggaaatgtggAAGACATCATCTCTGGACCGCAGCCCTCAGACCAACCAGATGCAAAATGTCAAAAG ATCAGAATCACATGATGCTGTAGCAGGTAACCAGGACGTCTCCCCTTCAGCACCTCAGCCTCCGTCACCCAGCAG gTGTGTCAGTGGGAAGCGACTTTGTTCGGGCTGCTCCAAACCTCTGGAAAGAGGAGCTGCTATGATCATTGACACTCTGGGCCTGTTTTTCCACATGCAGTGTTTTAAG TGTGGCGTATGCAAAGGGCAACTGGGTGACGCTACAGCAGGGACCGACGTCAGGATTCGGAACGGACTGCTGAGCTGTTATGAGTGCTACATCGCATCTCGAG GCAGAGGTCAGCCCACTCCTCTATAA
- the LOC114144545 gene encoding LIM and calponin homology domains-containing protein 1-like isoform X4 has product MAGPEPSHPEPACLEAQKWIEAVTGKSFGDKDFRSALENGILLCELLSAIKPGLVKKINRLPTPIAGLDNLSVFLRGCEELGLKGSQLFDPGDLQDTSIRANLKDSDCNRKLKNVLNTVFWLGKAASGCPSYSGPNLNLKEFEGLLAQMKLESDDGGDSSQKRSVRDSGYDCWDSERSESLSPPQHTRDNSLDSLDSFGSRSQHSPSPDVVNRGNSDGRCSDSEADAPSRKPDVRKDDMLARRTASNDSRCPVPFNQFLPNRANASCYIPTPRRKQHPEEGEQRSHLQTIPEQTKRTGFHQKPPKTVTWAPESQAEKLKQGEDLEVLEQRRLEKLKKAGIKVLPAAVRYNSTAITEEKEARSPSPNIILRSENEFLSSHSPACDSSSDGEQDVETRRVPDVHRDDLASRRVHRSPGNSRVHQFVPPPACTTKDRERWEGIRRASQQTLQQTEISVKEAVCDIITRKDNPSLKEEEDEGEEGKDKAMPNKQRDDLARRRGQSRPLPQRDGPMSFVSSSMSPSDVQKWERLRMTEPSVVMDGCASSPPPAEHRPWTAEPTPTAAEIDARFALYEQRAQAEDEEEEEERIPDLQKDDMMARRTGAFLKQTAGSADFRRFLPPPGSGWSSRGEIAADAAPPSNKEVLICTRAASQKPRIPEETTHCSLKPAVIRAPTQTEGEPDESDRDKNILDLDRDDMVAQRSGTFQKAVAFRGNQGFNQFLPVPGSVRRNISSETAGKQSGNRSKLRADMDGGSGCVAMAAELEAPPFKAPSSPTCPGLAGRQVPDAAVINAIGPSSSSSSSLICPPSPLSAHTWRVEEQVEAGREEEKSEDGKMRREKKPCWLEDELPPMMVSRRVAFLLDNESASMGDMANEDEAGHFPSLSPSRFERMHQQCNAFVEEEDQWQDDLARWKNRRRSTSQELIKKEEERKRMEKRMKGNGVDGNKRKSIKTYKEIVEEKERREAELCEAYRQAATPEEAALVLQRYALRFTISDATLDSLKLPRSTNKPNQFLNQTEQEHSQTSGADDSERLERPSQQDTDGLTEQERCGQTEDSHEKHQPGVNLSSSSAPDALQLKDTNSHSEKFQSEQLPEPPSHLTDPHDEHKNQPDPEAPQSPTEPAAAPQPKHKLPSLAPSRPLPLLAAKPYCPPRCSPPEHKHVEVQQLDGSVQLNGDTAEDFASLLDPLQENPAVSSPHTQEVDPPEDSAEQQQPPLPERPTPTSGSAINSLIAGRNCIITTTIVTELTKTHVEPLHPDVQDDAQDGATETPAEKENPQPVQSPSSLPEYSPSVSEGLEESSVTIETPMLNLAKRVNHWVWDPNEERKRLESWQQEQERLLQEQYQKEQEKLKKEWEKAQLEVEEEERKHNEEERRILEETVAPLSPSASVQRQLERMATAPFSAEENNKAAVRGNVSLQQNGQKIHTGSEDQHASKLHFFQDPGCDEQLPQKQEMWKTSSLDRSPQTNQMQNVKRSESHDAVAGNQDVSPSAPQPPSPSRCVSGKRLCSGCSKPLERGAAMIIDTLGLFFHMQCFKCGVCKGQLGDATAGTDVRIRNGLLSCYECYIASRGRGQPTPL; this is encoded by the exons GCTGTAACAGGGAAGAGCTTTGGAGACAAAGACTTCCGCAGCGCGCTAGAGAACGGCATCCTGTTATGCGA GCTGCTGAGTGCAATCAAACCCGGGCTGGTGAAGAAGATCAACAGACTGCCCACCCCCATCGCCGGGCTG GACAACTTGTCCGTCTTCCTCCGGGGCTGTGAGGAGTTGGGCTTGAAGGGCTCCCAGCTGTTTGACCCGGGGGACTTACAGGATACTTCCATACGCGCCAATCTCAA GGACTCTGACTGCAACCGCAAACTAAAAAAT GTGCTGAACACGGTTTTCTGGCTTGGAAAAGCTGCCAGTGGGTGTCCTTCCTACAGCGGTCCTAATCTGAACCTGAAAGAGTTTGAAGGGCTACTGGCTCAAATGAAGTTG gAAAGCGACGATGGCGGCGACAGCTCTCAGAAGCGCAGCGTTCGAGACAGCGGCTACGACTGCTGGGACTCGGAGAGGAGCGAGTCTCTCTCTCCGCCTCAACACACTCGGGACAACTCTCTTGACAG TCTGGATTCCTTCGGTTCCCGCTCGCAGCACAGCCCCTCTCCTGATGTTGTGAATCGAGGCAACAGCGATG GACGATGCAGCGACTCGGAGGCTGATGCTCCCAGCAGGAAACCCGACGTACGGAAAGATGACATGTTGGCCAGAAGAACAGCCAGCAACGACTCCAGATGCCCGGTTCCCTTCAACCAGTTTCTTCCAAACCGAGCCAACGCCAGCTGCTACATCCCGACCCCACGACGCAAACAACACCCAGAGGAAGGAGAGCAGCGGAG TCACCTTCAGACCATTCCAGAACAAACCAAACGAACTGGATTTCATCAGAAACCCCCCAAAACGGTGACTTGGGCACCTGAAAGCCAggctgaaaaactgaaacaggGAGAGGACTTGGAGGTTTTGGAGCAGAGGAGGCTGGAGAAGTTGAAGAAGGCAGGAATTAAGGTTCTACCTGCTGCTGTTCGCTACAACAG CACTGCAATAACGGAGGAAAAAGAAGCGAGGTCACCGTCTCCAAACATCATTCTTCGCtctgaaaatgaatttttgAGCTCCCACAGTCCGGCTTGTGATTCCTCCTCCGACGGGGAGCAGGACGTGGAGACGAGGAGGGTTCCCGATGTCCACAGAGACGACTTGGCGTCCCGACGAGTCCACCGGAGCCCAGGTAACTCCAGGGTCCATCAGTTCGTCCCTCCTCCAGCCTGCACCACCAAAGACAGAGAGCGCTGGGAGGGCATCAGGCGAGCCTCACAGCAGACCCTGCAGCAGACGGAGATCAG CGTGAAGGAAGCGGTCTGTGACATCATAACCCGTAAAGACAACCCCTCCctgaaggaagaggaggatgagggaGAAGAGGGAAAAGATAAGGCGATGCCAAATAAGCAGAGAGATGACCTGGCTCGTAGGCGGGGCCAAAGCAGGCCCCTCCCTCAGAGGGACGGACCAATGAGCTTTGTTTCCTCCTCCATGAGTCCGTCTGATGTACAGAAGTGGGAGAGGCTCAGGATGACTGAACCAAG TGTTGTCATGGATGGCTGTGCATCCTCCCCTCCCCCTGCGGAACACCGACCCTGGACCGCCGAACCCACCCCTACGGCCGCCGAGATAGACGCTCGTTTTGCTCTGTACGAGCAGAGAGCACAGGCAGAagacgaagaggaggaagaggagcggaTCCCTGACCTTCAGAAGGACGACATGATGGCCAGGAGGACAGGTGCTTTCCTAAAACAAACAGCTGGCTCAGCAGATTTCAGGCGTTTCCTGCCTCCGCCCGGGTCTGGGTGGAGCAGCCGAGGGGAAATTGCTGCTGATGCTGCGCCTCCTAGCAACAAGGAAGTGCTCATCTGCACCAG AGCGGCCAGCCAGAAGCCCAGAATCCCAGAAGAAACAACTCACTGCTCACTGAAGCCTGCAGTGATCAGAGCACCGACCCAAACTGAAGGCGAACCCGATGAGTCCGATAGAGACAAGAACATCCTCGATCTGGACAGAGACGACATGGTGGCTCAGAGGAGCGGGACATTCCAGAAAGCGGTGGCCTTCAGAGGAAATCAGGGCTTCAATCAGTTCCTGCCGGTACCTGGGTCGGTCAGACGCAACATCAGTTCAGAGACTGCAGGGAAGCAGTCAGGCAACAGATCCAAACTCAGAGCAGACATGGATGGAGGAAG CGGctgtgttgccatggcagcGGAACTTGAAGCTCCGCCTTTCAAAGCCCCGTCCAGCCCGACGTGTCCTGGGCTGGCGGGCAGGCAGGTCCCTGATGCAGCTGTTATCAATGCGATCGgaccatcctcttcctcctcctcctcactcaTATGTCCTCCCAGTCCTCTCTCGGCTCACACCTGGAGGGTGGAGGAGCAGGTGGAGGCgggaagagaggaggagaaaagcgAGGATGGGAAGATGAGGCGGGAAAAGAAACCATGCTGGCTGGAGGATGAGCTTCCTCCAATGAT GGTGAGCCGACGAGTTGCTTTTCTCTTAGACAACGA GAGTGCGAGTATGGGAGACATGGCCAACGAGGATGAGGCGGGACACTTCCCTTCGCTGAGCCCATCACGATTCGAACGCATGCACCAGCAGTGCAACGCTTTCGTGGAAGAGGAGGACCAGTGGCAGGAT GACCTGGCCCGTTGGAAGAACCGCCGCCGCAGCACGTCACAGGAGCTGAttaaaaaggaggaggagaggaagaggatggagAAAAGGATGAAGGGGAACGGAGTGGATGGCAATAAGAGGAAGAGCATTAAGACTTACAAGGAGATCGTGGAGGAGAA AGAACGCAGGGAAGCTGAGCTGTGTGAAGCGTACAGACAAGCAGCGACTCCAGAGGAGGCAGCTTTGGTTTTACAGCGCTACGCCCTCCGCTTCACCATCAGCGATGCAACACTGGACAGCCTGAAGCTGCCCAGAAGCACTAACAAACCTAACCAGTTCCTGAACCAGACAGAGCAGGAACACAGCCAGACATCAGGCGCCGATGACTCAGAGAGGCTGGAGCGTCCAAGCCAGCAGGACACAGACGGTCTCACCGAACAGGAACGCTGTGGACAGACAGAGGACAGTCATGAAAAACATCAGCCTGGTGTGAACCTCAGCAGCTCTTCTGCACCAGATGCCCTCCAACTCAAAGACACAAACTCACACAGTGAGAAGTTCCAGTCGGAACAGCTTCCTGAGCCCCCCTCCCACCTGACAGACCCTCATGATGAGCATAAGAATCAGCCAGACCCAGAAGCCCCTCAGTCCCCCACTGAACCTGCTGCTGCACCTCAACCCAAACACAAACTCCCCTCCCTTGCGCCCTCCAGACCGCTCCCACTGCTGGCGGCCAAGCCCTACTGCCCGCCCAGGTGTTCTCCTCCTGAACACAAACATGTGGAGGTCCAACAG ctgGACGGGTCGGTGCAGCTAAACGGAGACACAGCTGAGGACTTTGCTTCCCTTCTGGACCCGCTACAGGAAAACCCAGCCGTTTCCTCCCCGCACACACAGGAAGTGGATCCCCCAGAGGACAgcgcagagcagcagcagcctccaCTGCCCGAAAGGCCAACCCCGACTTCAGGCTCCGCCATCAACTCCCTGATCGCAGGCCGAAACTgcatcatcaccaccaccatCGTGACAGAACTTACAAAGACCCACGTGGAGCCGCTCCACCCGGACGTCCAGGACGACGCTCAG GATGGAGCCACTGAGACTCCAGCAGAGAAAGAGAATCCTCAGCCTGTCCAATCACCCAGCAGTTTACCAGAATATTCTCCCAGTGTCTCCG AGGGGCTGGAGGAAAGCAGCGTGACT ATTGAGACCCCCATGTTGAACTTGGCTAAACGTGTTAATCACTGGGTCTGGGACCCCAATGAGGAGCGTAAGCGCTTGGAAAGCTGGCAGCAGGAGCAGGAGCGCCTCCTACAG GAACAATACCAGAAAGAAcaagagaagctgaagaaagagtgggagaaagcccagctggaggtggaggaggaggagaggaagcaCAATGAAGAG GAAAGACGAATTTTAGAAGAGACCGTGGCCCCTCTCAGTCCCTCAGCCTCAGTGCAGAGGCAGCTGGAGCGCATGGCCACAGCGCCTTTTTCTGCCGAGGAAAACAACAAGGCCGCAGTCAGAGGAAACGTGTCTCTGCAGCAGAACGGACAGAAAATCCACACAGGAAGTGAGGATCAGCACGCATCGaagcttcattttttccagg ATCCTGGATGTGATGAACAGCTCccacagaaacaggaaatgtggAAGACATCATCTCTGGACCGCAGCCCTCAGACCAACCAGATGCAAAATGTCAAAAG ATCAGAATCACATGATGCTGTAGCAGGTAACCAGGACGTCTCCCCTTCAGCACCTCAGCCTCCGTCACCCAGCAG gTGTGTCAGTGGGAAGCGACTTTGTTCGGGCTGCTCCAAACCTCTGGAAAGAGGAGCTGCTATGATCATTGACACTCTGGGCCTGTTTTTCCACATGCAGTGTTTTAAG TGTGGCGTATGCAAAGGGCAACTGGGTGACGCTACAGCAGGGACCGACGTCAGGATTCGGAACGGACTGCTGAGCTGTTATGAGTGCTACATCGCATCTCGAG GCAGAGGTCAGCCCACTCCTCTATAA